The Zalophus californianus isolate mZalCal1 chromosome 6, mZalCal1.pri.v2, whole genome shotgun sequence DNA window GATGGCTTCTGAGGATACCAACaaatgaggaagggaggaaaaagaacacAGGAGAAGCTTGAGAGGAATAAAGGGAATCAGAGTATAGGGGTGGGGTCTCATCAGTGGAGCCAGAGGACAATGTGAAGggaatttctctttctcaaataagattTCCAAGTATCTTACTATCTTGTGGGTACACCACCAAGATAGCTGAGAGAAGGGACTAACACCATCATACGAACCCCACCTTAACTGACTTTCCATACTGAAGCCCCACATCTCTATTTTGGCTCCAGCATTCATTCTCTTTCCTGCCGGGACAAAGGTCAAGTCACACCTAAGTCACACTTTGAACTGTGGGAACACACTCTCTCCAATCTGAATACACACCTTgtgaggagagaggacagaggaccAGTAGGAAGGCAGAGATTCCCTGGCAACCTTAGCCCTTGAACACCACTGCCCTTTACACTCTGTATTAAACAGCATTAGGGAACCAAGAGAAGCAACACTTGTGGTGGTTGGAGACCTGTGCCTGCCTGTCTCATTCCTACACGTCGTCATCTTACCACACCCTTCACCTCACCTTACACTCCCCTCCAGCCCAGGAACTGGAAGCTacaaagagggaagagaagggagaggagaaagaggaactaACGattccctgcccagccccagctccctaCCCGGGGCAACCAACAGGTAGGCAAGCTTGCCGAGAATACTCAGAGGCAGTCCTGTGGGCAGCAAACATTTCTGAAGCTGGATAAAGCACGAAGAATTAAAAGTTCGAAGGTGAAGTagaagatggggaggagggaaggggaaggaaagctgGAGATCATGAGAAgtggaggcagggcagggcttCAGGCTTGGGGGCTGAGTGTGGGTAGGGAACACAATATAAATGGGGTAAGAGTTAATGTTTCTCGGGTTCCTCTCAGGGAATTCTTCCACAACCTTGTAAGAATAGCACAAGTGTGGCAGAAGGGCGGCTTTGGCCTCTTCCTGGTTCTAAGGAAAAGGTGACCTTGAGCCACCAGGCGTCTTTCCCACTATCTGCCTCTGCGTGCTTCCTTCCTGTCTTACTCTGGTATCTGTACTTATTCCGCGGTTTCTCCCCACGGCCGCCTCCCCTGAGAATATGAAGAGGTTGCCGGGGAAGGCCGAAAACTAGAGAAGAGGTTGTGCAATGTCACCCTTTGACACCCAGAGGGACGAATCGGGTTCCCGATGAAATGGAGAGGCTTGGGGGAAGGGTGTTTAGGCTTTCGCGGGTCCCCTCGGGTGCTGTCCTGTACTTGGTGCTGAAATCTGGGCGACCTCGTCTCAGGTGGGCCCGCGTCCCCAACCTAGAGTTGGGGAGCTCCGGTCCCCGAATCTACCTGGCTGTGCTTCCCACCTCGGCCCCCGCACACCTAGCGCGGTCGCAGGCGGAAAGGCGGGGCCTGCATGAGCCCCACCCCTGGAGACTGCGGCTGgggcctccctctcctccaccgACCGCCGCTCGCTCATTGCGCCTCTCCTGCAGTCTGGTTGGAACCCGCTGTCTCTCCCGCTCCAGCCTCCACTCCGGCCCCCATTTCGGCTCCAGCCTCGCACCCAGTTCCGGCCCTCAATCTTCCTGGTTGCATCCTCCCTCCCCGTTCCTGCCCTGCGCCAGCTCCAGCCTCGGGATTGAGTAGCCGGTCCCTCAAGCCATGGCTGGTCCCTTCTCTCGTCTGCTGTCCGCCCGCCCCGGTCTCAGGCTCCTGGCTTTGGCAGGAGCTGGGTCTCTAGCCGCTGGGTCTCTGCTCCGCCCGGAACCTGTAAAGGCTGCCAGTGAACGACGAAGGCTGTATCCCCCGAGGTATCAGTATCTGAGGcgcaagggtgtgtgtgtggtgggggggtggggggaggtggtgaCGAGAACgaagatggggatggagatgagGACCCGGGCAACAGAGAAGGGTTATAATCACGAAGCCTCTGGAGCGGAGTGCTGTGCAATCTGGAGACCTCAGTAGGTTAGGAATTGAGGCCAAAACCGTGAGGCTAACGCATTCCTGGGGACCTGTAACGCGCAGTCCCCGCCCCCAAGACCCGTTCTGGCCCTGTGAGTTCCGGCTGCACCTACTCTGCCCAAATCCCTAATTGAGAGACCAGTAACTGTCCTTTTcgctttcctccctctcctttcctgctgTTTCCCCCCATTTCCTGAATTCCCCTCTTTGGTCttgcccttcccccatccctgaTGCTGTGCTAATGGTAGGAAAGAACTGAACAAATCTGGGGGAATTGAGCCGGTCGCTCAGAGGAAGCTAGAACTGTTGGGAAAGAATAGACCCTGAAAGTCCCCAACCTTGGTAATCCAAGGTTTAGGCTCCCTCTAATCTCCCCTCCTCCCAAGGAGCAAAGCCAGATATGGCTAACTGGATAGCTCCCAGCTGACTGCACTGGGTCTAGGCCCCCTGTGCCCTCCCTCCATGGTTACTGGGTACCCCCTCCCTAGCGCTGAGTACCCAGACCTCCGAAAGCACAACAACTGCATGGCCAGTCACCTGACCCCAGCAGTCTATGCCCGGCTCTGCGACAAGACCACACCCACTGGTTGGACGCTAGATCAGTGTATCCAGACTGGCGTGGACAACCCCGGCCACCCCTTCATCAAGACTGTGGGCATGGTAGCTGGAGATGAGGAGACCTATGAGGTAGGGGGCCCCCAGAGTCTCCCTGGTGACCCAACTCATCTTCCCAGTAATCCCAGCTCCTTCCCCCTACAGACCCTCACTTTCCCTTAAGGCTGGACCTTCCATACTCACGTTTTCTGACCCAGTGAAATCAATCCACAACTAAAGCCTGGAAAGGGATCTCCTCTCTTTAACCACCCTCTCCCTCTTAATTCCCCATCAGGTATTTGCTGAGCTGTTTGATCCTGTGATACAAGAGCGACACAATGGATATGACCCCCGAACAATGAGACATACCACTGACCTGGATGCCAGCAAGGTAGGTCAGATATTCCCCATCTGATTTGGATTGCCTTATGTACAACACTCTGTTTCTCTAATCTCTTCACCTTAATTATTTCCTGACTCGGAGTCATTAGACTGCTGAGCTTTTAGTGTTGGTGTCGGGGGAGGAATTGTATCTTAAGAAGCAGCGGatatggagaggagaggagagggtggaTGAGGATGACCATACCCCAAAGTAGGCAGTTTGAGGGAGGGTTCATAATGCTCCCTTCAGTTGGAGTACTTGCCCCTTGAACTTCTCCTTCCAATGAATGCAGTCGGGGTCCCTACAGTCCTTAAGGTCTCTCCTTCCCCCAAGGCCCTCAGTTCCCACCCGCTGTGTCTGTGACTTATATTAATTTCTCTTATTCCCTAGATCCGTTCTGGCTACTTTGATGAGAGGTATGTATTGTCCTCGAGAGTCAGAACTGGCCGAAGTATCCGCGGACTCAGTCTTCCTCCAGCCTGCACTCGGGCAGAGCGACGAGAAGTGGAACGTGTTGTAGTGGATGCACTGAGTGGGCTGAAGGGTGACCTGGCTGGACGTTACTATCGGCTGAGTGAGATGACAGAGGCTGAGCAGCAGCAGCTTATTGATGTGAGGGGCCTTGAGAGGGAGCAGGGCTGAGGAGCAGATGGAAAGAAGAgtcagaggggagggtgggccaGATGAGACAGAGGCCCAGGGGCTACTGTGAGGATTCTTAAACTAAGTCCTTTTACTTGCCTCAGGATCACTTCCTATTTGATAAGCCTGTGTCCCCATTGCTGACTGCAGCGGGAATGGCTCGAGACTGGCCAGATGCTCGTGGGATCTGGTAGGAGGCTTACCTTACCTCTTTTGCCCCCGTGCTGTTAAgtgccttctcttcctctgtctcctccagtTCTTGACCTGCCTCTTGATccctgtcttttcctcttttctgctttCAGGCACAACAATGAGAAGAGCTTCTTGATCTGGGTGAATGAGGAGGATCATACACGGGTCATCTCCATGGAGAAGGGCGGCAACATGAAGAGAGTGTTTGAAAGATTCTGTCGAGGCCTCAAAGAGGTTGGAGAAGAATGTATAAGGGAACTAGGTGGGAGGACATAAGGAAAAACCAAAGACTAGACTGTATCATTTATCAACCAACTCAGGACACTTTGGATGGCAAAGGGGATCACTTGTCATATATCAGGACTGTCCAGGGAAAACCAGGATAGACGGTCACCCAAGAATAGAGAGAAAGAACGTCATGAGCCTAAGGCAGTAAATAAAGCAGTTGCCAGATAAGACCAAGAAGGAATAACTGAGATAGTGGGTCAGTGCCCAGGATGTGTGGAGTGTGCAGATAAGGAAAAATTTGAGCCTGGATCGATGTAGGGAGTGAAAGATTGGTGTATTCGTGATTGCAATGTAACCACCCAGTTCTGAACCAAGGTAGGCCTTGGCTCTGGATTCTGTCGTTCTTGCTAAAGTATCATGTCTAGGGTTTAAGCTGAGAGTAGGAGGGAGACCGGGAAAAATGGAAGATGGAATGGCTTAAGTTCCAGAATGTGTGGCTCTACAGAATTCTTCAATCTTATATGGATTAGGTCTCCATATTCTATTCTAGATTAGAAATCCCCATAAACCCGGTGCTTATTATATGTTCTCATATATACAATTCTATTTTGGACTTGTAAAGACAGAGAGCTCCTCCTCTTTTAGATTCTAGCTGggaagtttttattgtttttggcaAATAACAGATAACATATTCTGACTTTAAGTGGGTAGggaagtactttttaaatgataagcctcaggtttctcctctgtaaaattgGGATAGTAAAGCTTCCTACATTTTAtgttgttgtggggattaaatgagacaatgcatgTAACATGCCTGGCCCATAATAAATGTTCAGTAAGTGTTAGCTcctgttattgttattgttattattattttaaaagattttatttattatttgacagagagagacacagcgagcgagagaacacaagcaggggttgtgggagagggagaagcaggcttcccgcggagcagggagcccgatgcggggctcgatcccaggaccctgggatcataacctaagccgaaggtggtgcttaacgactgagccacccaggcgccccctgttattattttttaatggaagggTTTCCCCTTGTTCAGCCTATTAGATAACCGCCCCCCCCATGCCATggttttttttctgaactatGAATAGGGTCCCCTTTACTCATGTTAGGTAGTTTTCATGTCCATCACTCTGGCAGATCCCCATCTCTTGAACTCTAATGGTCATCTCCATGATTAGGATACTCAAGTGAAACAAAACACCCATCCCATACTCCCCTCTCCAACCCCTCTTGCACACCAATAAGTATGAGTCCAGTTCTTCTGGACTGTTTGCacctttctctctgccttatcACATGTGCTTTTTCCACAGCTAACAGAAggctttcttgcctcttcctgtTGCAAAGCCTACACCCTCATTTTATGTGTGAAAGAACCCTTCCAAACTCTAGGCTCATTAGCAAAGCAAAGATAATCCATGCATGCTGAGCTCATTGAATAATCATCCCTTTCTCAGTTCAGTTTACCACCTCCACTCATTTCCCGAGATCATCCCGAATGCATCATTCTCCCAAGTTTCTCTTCTTCCACACACAAGATATTTTGCTGTAATCTCACCATTATGGGCTTGCAACATCAAAATTACCTTGTATGCATGATGATAACAAAcaacttaaacacacacacatacacacacacacacacagcaatgtCATTCTTTCACAGCCCAAGTTTCTGGTTCTAGATATACTTTTAGAGTTCCTGTAGGTCTGGCTAAGGGAGGGTTCACATATCCCTGACTTTTCACTAACAGAGACTTTATGGACTCAGGTGGAGCGGCTGATCCAGGAGCGTGGCTGGGAGTTCATGTGGAATGAGCGTTTGGGATACATCTTGACCTGTCCGTCTAACCTGGGCACTGGACTTCGGGCAGGAGTACACATCAAACTGCCCCTGCTAAGCAAAGTAAAGGAATTGTGGGGTTAGAGTGGGGTGTGAGTGAGGAAGGTGGCTGTGTGTGGATGGGAGGGTGGGAGCATTTTGGAAAGGAGCCAGACATATTATGGCTAGAAAATGTCAGGGGAAAGAGCTCTGAGCACGTTCAGGGTAAAACCAGTCTCTGCCCCCTATTgaccctgcccccaacccctatCTCCTCCCCTCTAGGATAGCCGCTTCCCAAAGATCCTGGAGAACTTAAGGCTCCAAAAGCGTGGTACTGGAGGAGTGGACACAGCTGCCACAGGCAGTGTCTTTGACATCTCTAATTTGGACCGACTGGGCAAGTCAGAGGTGAGATCCTTAGGGATTAGGATGAGGAGAGGCATAGGTCTCTGGGGGTTGAAATATGATGGTGAGgggggcccaggaatctgaaaTGAAATTCAGGTTGAGTGGGGAGGCAACTGGAAATGAGTCCCTTGAGCAGGCAAATCAGTGCTAAAGAAGGAAACTCAAGTTATGGGAAGCAGAGGTCAAGGGTTAGTGTCCTTCAGGTGGAGCTGGTGCAGCTGGTCATCGATGGAGTAAACTATTTGATTGATTGTGAACGGCGTCTGGAGAGAGGCCAGGATATCCGCATCCCTCCACCTCTTGTCCACAGTAAACATTAAatccccctccccagaagatgACTCAAGATCCCTAGGAGTTCTGCTCATTCTAATGTGGCCCATTCTACTTGCCTTGGATGCCCCCAACTCCTTCTGTCCTAGTAAAGACTCCTTGGTATGCTCTAGCTGTCTGTGTCATTTCTAATGGTTGGGGTGAGGAGGGTCTAGcctccaggaaaggaaaagaagcagtGGGGTTATTTATGATGGAAAGAAGACTCTAGATATGGCATGCCAGGaacactgattctcaggtgggTGGAAAGCATTAGCATTTTACCCATATTCCTCATCGGCTTCCTGAGGATAATTAGAATgcatttccatttgtattttattaaagtttcttTCCCAAGAGCTCTCTCTTTAACTGTAGGGACAGGTTCATAGCAGGTTGCCAAGGAAGCAGATGGTCAATGCCATGGCCCGGGAGGGTTGTGACCAGTCCTGAAGGCCCCAGGCTGTGCTTCGACCTATAATGAGACAGAATGGGAGGAATGGGAGGAATGTTACAACTCTGTTCCCCAGGAATTACTGATAGATGGAAACTATCTGCCTAGACCTCTTTATTCCAGGGATCTCCCTGAGTCAGAGAGCACCAAGTTCAGGGTCAGATTCTGGGTCAGGAGTTGGCGGGTCAGGCTGTGCAGTTGGGGAACTCACCCTGCTGTTCTGGGCTCTCCTTCCCCTCGTGCTGGGCCCATGCCACAGCTTGTCGCTGCTCAGGACTCAGAAAGGCCATTTGTTCAGGAGTGACAGCCACAGCCTGAACACTTGTGAGACTAGATAGCTGGGAGGGGCTGAACACCACCTGGGGGCGGGGACAGGAATCAGTGCATCCATTGTAGCCCCCGTTGGGCCCTGGCTCTTCGTGGTCACCCCACGCCCCAGCCCATCAATACTTACAGCAAATTTAGGAGCAGGGATGACAGAAATAGCAAGAGGGGTAAGGCCCTGGATCTGTTTCTGCAGCAGTGCTGAAAGAGCCAGGTCTGGGATCCCCGCTGTCGAAGCAAGTGGGATGGGCATCCAAATGTTGTCTTCTACTGgccttcccccttctcttcaaACCTATAGACCTTCTCCAACCTCTCCCAAAGTACCCCACCATACACCTTTCCCAACACATCTCCAACCTCTTACCTAAATACCTTCTCGGACTCCCACCCTAAGAATTCCAGAGCAGTCTTCCACCATGGTAAGGAAACCAAACCCTGACAGCTATTACCAGCAGTGGTCCAGCCCCCCTACCTGCTATTGTGCCAATTTCGGTGAAGATCTCCGGCCCCCAGTTACTGATGGGGCCAAAACCGCCAGGCCGCACAAGGAGCTGGGCCAGAACTTCCAGTTGCTCCTCAGAACACCGGAGATGCAGATTGCCCAGGAAGAGAGCTGCTTGGCTGTGGAAGAGTgggatggaagggaggaagaTTCAGCCACAGTGATAGGGCCCATGGTCGTGAGATGGGAGTATAGATGGCTTCAAGTGAGGTCCCTTACTCCATGGGACCACTCCTTCGTGAGCCTTCCAACCCCAGTGAGCACCTTTACATCAGCGCCACCACCCACACCCTTCCCTCCGCAGGTGACCTGAATTCCCAACTGCTGATATGTTGTAGCTCCTCTGGCCGAAGTCCACAGAGCGTATAACCCAGTGCAGTCAGGTGAAGGAAGTCCAGGTGGCTCACATGCCGGCCACTCTGCCGCAAGAAACTGGAGACCACAACCCGGAGCTGGGATGGGGATGGAGGGCACAGAATAAGGAGAGAAATCATGGGGAATTCATGGAAGAGGAAGTGATCAGGGAAGTGACAAGTGCTACTGGATTACATACTTGTATTATTAAGACCTGAAGATCCAATAGCCGTGGGGAAGGTTGAGAatccaaaaaagagaaagccagGGAAAACAGGCAGGAGGGAGTTTGACCTGTTCGGGGCCTCAAAGTGAATAAATCACAGAGTTCCTGATGCCATGAGTAGGGggtatataaaaagagaaagaatggccAGGCAGGGTGACAGGAAAAAAATTCCTTAGGCTTTAGGTGACCTGGAGGCCTGGACCTGTGGAATGGATGTTTGGAAGGTAGTAGGAAAAGGGAAGGTGTTACCTGGATGGAGCTCCAGCCATCTATCTGCCCCAGGGTGCTCAGCACTCCCCAGTCCACTAGGATTAGCTCCTGTAGTTCCCGCTCTCCTAGACCTATTAAAAGCCGACCCAGCTGCAGGATCTGCTCAGGACGGAATCCCCGGGGAGGACCCCACAactaggagaaagagaagaacagtGTGAATGGAAAAGCAATGGTCTAGGAGTCAGAATGCTGGGTCTTAGTCATGCTTCTGACCTTAGCTGTGTAACTGTAGGCAAATCACTTGCCTCTCTGGGTCTtgagtttcctcaactgtaagaTGAGGATGGTTTAAGGTTCCTCTGACTGAGGTGTTACTGAAAGACGCTAGAGTCTCAGTAGGGAAGATAGCAGACTCTAGTCCATGAGTTCTAAACTTTTATGTGCACCAGACTCACTGGGAAtgcctgttaaaatgcagatccctAGAGCCCTAAGAAGATTCTTCAGTGAGTCTAGCATGGGACCCTggcatcagcattttaaaaacctGCTCCCTGGATAATTTcgataaaaagtaaaatttggtaacccctgctttcttccctctgcccactgtACTAGCTTCCTTTCCTCTAATACTTATCCCCTCTGACTCCCTACTCAGGATCCAAACTCTCTAATTCTTTAATCTCCTGTTTCTCCCACCTCTTACCCAGCTATCCATTCCCTGTGTCCCATAATTGCACCCAACCAGCTTCCTCATGTTGGCCTCTCCATAACCTAACCTGTTTTGCCTTGCCCATTGCTGCCCGTAGTTCTTCAGGCCCAAGTCCTGGGTCTCCTGCAAATAATGCCAGGCAGTCCTCAAAGTCTGAGAGCTCCATCTCTGCAATCTGGGTTGCTGACCAGGCTGCTGGGAATGTCCCCCGTACATCTGCACAATTTGGCACAGGTTCTGAAGGGGTAAGGCAGGCACAGGGGGTCAGTGTAGAACTAAACTATGCCCAGAGAAATATCTATAGAAGGAATGACCCCCTCCAACCTTTGGATAGGGCAGTGTGCACACTATGGACCAAAGGATTACTCTAGTGTGAGAATTATAGGACTCAAAGGATGTTAGAACAAGTAAGTGACTAGAGAGGACAAGCCCCTCATTGTATAAATGGAAGACTGAGGGAGGTTGCCTAGGTATTTAATGGCAAGGTGTAGATCAGAACCCAGGTCTCTGGCCCCACAGGGTCTCCCTCCTACATCCTAAGCATCTTCCCAGCAGACAGCTCTATATTCTAACATAGAGCCAAGCCTAGAAGCTGGGTCACTGTTAACAGGgataagagaatagaaaaaggGAAGTCCTGGGCTAAAAATGCAATGGATTCTAAATTTCTAGGGCAATAGAACCCTAGAACTAGAAAAGACCTTGTAGATCATTCCTCTAACCACTTTGGTTTATAGATTAGAAAACCCAAGCCCAGAGAACAGAAAGTGTGTAAATCTACTTAAAAAGCACAGCATCCCTAGAGCCTAAATTTATGACTACATTGCTGGATATTCCGTCCTATACACCCCAATAGACATGAGTATTTGGGTAGTTTCACCTGGGAGATCTTCTGCAGTAGGCCGTACAATCCCAGCTACCAAGGCTGCTTTCTTGGGAGCAAGCTGTGGCCTCCCACATAGCTGTCCAACTCTGCTctgctcccagctctgctgtttCTCTAGGAGCCGCTCCAGGGTCTCTGGGCCCAAGGCTTCCTGTGTGAAAAGGTAGATGGAGGGTGCAGAGACCTAGAAAGGTCAGGGCCAGCTGCTGCAGCTGTAATTCCAAAGTCCTGTCTCTTTTTAGCAGTTTCCCCCAGATTCAGGTTTCACATCCCTTGCCCTCAGCCTCCTTGGCCTTAGCTCCCCAGAACCAGCTCACCCAtcccctctctgctcttcctccctcccttgttCCTTCACCTCACCCTGGGGATCAAGGAAATAGCTTCAGTAGACAGAGTGAGTACTAGGCGTCCAGCTTGTTCTACTTCACCCTGGCTCCACAACTCCGGCTTCCTGGGGGACAGGAAGAAGATCAGGGGCTGGGATGCTGAGAGAActgtgagggagaggaaggggaaaagaggaCATGCAAGGACTGGGGACTCAGGGCTCCAAGGAACCTTGAGTATATTGAGTGAGCTGCCACTGATGATAGTGGTTAAGAGGGTGGGTGTAGGATGAGTTAGAATTGGAAGTTCCCGAAGTTTCATACCCAAGAACAGGCTCCTGCAACAGGAGCCATCCCAGCTCTGTGGCAAATGGCTCTCCTAGGCAGAAGCCCTGCAGCTGATTGAGATGGGCCAGCAGGATCGGTAGGGGGATCCGTCGTGTACTCTCCATCCCCAGGAATCCAACCAAGGGGCCCAATGTCTCCAGCACTTCCCTTGAGACTGTTGTCTCCTTTGGAGCCTGAAGAGGGGCATCAGGCCTTGGGACAATGCATCTCTGACTCAGAGGACCAGATTCTTTGATCAAGACCCCAAaacctttgatttttctctccatcCAGCTCCCAATGGCAAAACAATGGCAGTGTTTACTTTCTTAAATAAGGAGCCCAGGTAGGAGGAGGCTGAAAGGCTAGGAGATGGAATCCAAGGGATTTTTGGGACTCCCATGAATGTGGACAAGAAATAGGAAGCAGGTTCTCAAGGAATGGAACCTAGAGGTAGATCTAGGGGCTAGGGTCTTGTGGACAAGAACCTTTTGTTTGGCATCAAAAGTGTGGGGCTGGGCCTAGAAGACAGAGAGCATTGTCTGAGAGGTGAATATTATCCAGGCAGCAGTTCTGAGTCTGGTAGGTTGGACTCTTACCAAGTTTTGTAGTGCCCTCTCTGCCAGGGCTACCCGGTGGAGGGGGGTCAGTGTCTGCAGTTGCTCTGGAGCTCCTCGTACCAGCTCCACCACCAACATAATAGAGTCATTGGACAGTCTATCCATCAACCGGACCCTACAGCAGTTTGACAACAGGGGCCCTCAGAAATGAGCCCTGTTGAAATGGGACCACAGATTGCCACATTGCCCAGACAAAAGAGGTAACATCAGACCAAACCTTACGGCCCTGGACAGGATCTGATATCAAATTGCCCCACATGCAATTCCCATCATAGTGTTTAAAGGGAGAGAACAAAAGGAATGACATATTTCTAGTCTTCCTGAGAAGAAATGACCAATGATCCTACCATCTGATGGAACCCAAACCccaaatattaaatatcattaaaacTCCCCCCTCATATAGATTAGGAAACAGGCTCCCAGAGGTGGTGGGATCTTACTCCCAATTCCTCTCTTCCACAATGCCACCCTTCCTCTACTTGTGAGGAGGTCCTCTCTCATTTGCATAGTGCTACACAGTTTACCAAGTTCTTTTGGatgttttctcatttgatccttatgACAAGATCTTGAGGTAAGACAGGTGTTTttctttcacagatgaggaactcAGGTCTTCCAACTCATGGTCTAGGATCTTTCACCCTAGGTCCTTGGAATTCTAAATTATCTCCAAGGACCAATAAATTTAAACagatttgaatgttttttttttttttttaggccctCTTGCCCCCAAATCAGAAGTCATAGTCTATACTCTGTCTAGTGTTGCCAATTCTGGAACTGGAAATAGGCCATGTAGCACAAAGGCCAAAATCTGTGGAAAGGCCTATAAAAATGAAGGACGGAGTCAACTGCTTTTATCGTCACCTCATCCCTAGGAAGACTAACACCTTTTTCTACCCTGACTTACAGTTCAGATGGCAATGGGGTAGGGATGGgggtaaaatggaaaaagaagcgTATGAGAGATACTCATAAACTCCTAGAGTCTGTGTTAGGAGGACTCAGGTTCATGAGTTTTCTCTCCTCACAACCCTTACCCATACTGGAATGTGCTCTACAACATTCTTGCTATGGGACCATCCAGCCTAGGCTTGAATAGCTCTTGAAAGTTGAAGTCAGGAATTCACCACCTcaattttccttatattttgcaAGAATCTGATTTTTATTCCCTCATCCTTGTGATGCCCAATAGGGCCCTTCAGAAACATGCCAATCTATTTTCTATTTGGTAGCCCTTGGGGTATTTGAAGGCATTTATCATGCATGTTTCGTACATGTTCTCTTTCTGTACTCTACTGAACACACTGACAACATGGTTGCTTAAGCAGACTACAGTCCTCTAGGGCAGAATTGGACCATTGCCTCCCTCAGTTCAGATATTCTATCTCTATTAATGTAACCTATTATATTATGATTGCTTGGCAGGCCACATCATAGTGTTGCCCACCCTCAGCTGTCCCATGTTGGGGCCATGTTCTGGGAGCCAGTCAATACATAGAGCAACTTTGAATAGAATCCTCCACTTTGGGCTATAACTGATGTTAGGGAACCATCAGAAAGAAAACCACCACCTTAAGGGCACTTCCTAAGGGCAGATCTTCTACCCCAAGTTGAAATTCCTAAGAAGCCAGTATCTCTAGTTACTTACGGTAAATCCAGGAGTAGCTTGGTGTCTAGCCCACTCAGTTCTGGCCCCAGGGTTGCCAACTCTGGTT harbors:
- the LOC113909560 gene encoding creatine kinase U-type, mitochondrial isoform X1, with the translated sequence MAGPFSRLLSARPGLRLLALAGAGSLAAGSLLRPEPVKAASERRRLYPPSAEYPDLRKHNNCMASHLTPAVYARLCDKTTPTGWTLDQCIQTGVDNPGHPFIKTVGMVAGDEETYEVFAELFDPVIQERHNGYDPRTMRHTTDLDASKIRSGYFDERYVLSSRVRTGRSIRGLSLPPACTRAERREVERVVVDALSGLKGDLAGRYYRLSEMTEAEQQQLIDDHFLFDKPVSPLLTAAGMARDWPDARGIWHNNEKSFLIWVNEEDHTRVISMEKGGNMKRVFERFCRGLKEVERLIQERGWEFMWNERLGYILTCPSNLGTGLRAGVHIKLPLLSKDSRFPKILENLRLQKRGTGGVDTAATGSVFDISNLDRLGKSEVELVQLVIDGVNYLIDCERRLERGQDIRIPPPLVHSKH
- the LOC113909560 gene encoding creatine kinase U-type, mitochondrial isoform X2 encodes the protein MRHTTDLDASKIRSGYFDERYVLSSRVRTGRSIRGLSLPPACTRAERREVERVVVDALSGLKGDLAGRYYRLSEMTEAEQQQLIDDHFLFDKPVSPLLTAAGMARDWPDARGIWHNNEKSFLIWVNEEDHTRVISMEKGGNMKRVFERFCRGLKEVERLIQERGWEFMWNERLGYILTCPSNLGTGLRAGVHIKLPLLSKDSRFPKILENLRLQKRGTGGVDTAATGSVFDISNLDRLGKSEVELVQLVIDGVNYLIDCERRLERGQDIRIPPPLVHSKH